The Musa acuminata AAA Group cultivar baxijiao chromosome BXJ1-3, Cavendish_Baxijiao_AAA, whole genome shotgun sequence genome window below encodes:
- the LOC135622652 gene encoding F-box protein AFR-like — protein MPPRSEPIETAAAEEEETRGAEPKVEEMEPLIPGLPDEVAEQCLLHLPFPYQSLARSVSSSWNRALSSSSFIRSKAKAAAALSLPYLFAFAFDRSTLRLQWQALDCRTSRWFVLPPMPLPAGGDGPLCPPAFACAAIPGRGELYVLGGMRADTQSPLQTLLAYRAGTNSWSAAAPMPTPRCFFAAGAIGGRIFAAGGDDGGISAVECYDPAADRWAPAAGMRRGMARYDAAVVGRRMYVTEGWTWPFDSSPRGGVYDADRDAWEEMRVGMREGWTGASAVVGGRLYVVSECGDGRVKAYDEGTDRWRAVAGGAVPAEVKRPYAVTGGGAAEDGRIYVVGSGLDVGVGTVVASAAAGGRGAAERVEWQVVKGPPAFADLAPCNALVLYA, from the coding sequence ATGCCTCCGCGGTCGGAGCCGATAGAGACGGCCGCAGCAGAGGAAGAGGAAACACGGGGAGCCGAGCCCAAGGTGGAGGAGATGGAGCCGCTTATCCCCGGGTTGCCGGACGAGGTGGCCGAGCAGTGCCTCCTTCACCTGCCCTTCCCTTACCAGTCCCTCGCCCGCTCGGTTTCCTCGTCCTGGAACCGCGCCCTCTCCAGCTCGTCCTTCATCCGGTCCAAGGCGAAGGCCGCCGCCGCCCTCTCCCTCCCATACCTGTTCGCCTTCGCCTTCGACCGCTCCACCCTCCGACTTCAGTGGCAGGCCCTGGACTGCCGCACCAGCCGCTGGTTCGTCCTCCCCCCCATGCCGCTCCCCGCCGGGGGCGACGGCCCTCTCTGCCCGCCGGCCTTCGCCTGCGCCGCCATCCCCGGCCGCGGCGAGCTCTACGTGCTCGGCGGCATGCGGGCCGACACCCAGTCCCCGCTCCAGACCCTCCTCGCCTACCGCGCCGGCACCAACTCCTGGTCCGCCGCGGCGCCGATGCCCACCCCGCGGTGCTTCTTCGCGGCGGGGGCGATCGGGGGCCGGATCTTCGCCGCGGGGGGCGACGACGGCGGGATCTCGGCGGTGGAGTGCTACGACCCCGCGGCGGACCGGTGGGCACCGGCCGCGGGGATGCGGCGGGGGATGGCGCGGTACGACGCGGCGGTGGTCGGGCGGCGGATGTACGTCACGGAGGGCTGGACCTGGCCGTTCGACTCGTCGCCGAGGGGCGGCGTCTACGACGCGGATCGCGACGCGTGGGAGGAGATGAGGGTGGGGATGCGGGAGGGGTGGACGGGGGCGAGCGCGGTGGTGGGCGGGCGGCTGTACGTGGTGTCGGAGTGCGGGGACGGCCGGGTGAAGGCGTACGACGAGGGGACCGACCGGTGGAGGGCGGTGGCGGGCGGCGCGGTGCCAGCCGAGGTGAAGCGGCCGTACGCGGTGACCGGCGGCGGGGCGGCGGAGGATGGGAGAATCTACGTGGTGGGGAGCGGGCTGGACGTCGGGGTGGGGACGGTGGTAGCATCAGCAGCAGCGGGGGGCAGGGGGGCGGCGGAGAGGGTGGAATGGCAGGTGGTGAAGGGGCCGCCGGCGTTCGCGGATCTGGCGCCTTGCAACGCACTCGTGCTCTACGCTTGA
- the LOC135636193 gene encoding uncharacterized protein LOC135636193, which translates to MRATYKNRSKYCRFHRDHGHDTEDCHDLQNQIEELIRRGYLGRYLKEPREATPRPRMPVERQVDVIIGGPAAGGGSSSARKSYARSSVEKRPRPELEPEISFGAEEGERSHHDDALVISIQIANARVKRVMVDTGSSADVLYLDAFKRLGLPTEDLIPISSALTGFTGDSISPLGTTTLPVTIGEEPRTRTIMTTFMVVNLPSAYNVILGRPTLNKLKVVVSTYHRAIKFPTLAGVGESRSDPGESRRCYLTAVSLPKRACPHIPDPREEAATPTHLEPPE; encoded by the coding sequence ATGAGAGCTACTTACAAAAATCGATCGAAATACTGCAGGTTCCACCGAGACCATGGCCATGACACAGAGGACTGCCACGACCTCCAGAACCAGATTGAGGAGCTGATCAGAAGGGGGTACCTCGGCCGCTATCTTAAGGAACCTCGAGAAGCAACCCCGCGTCCCCGGATGCCCGTCGAAAGGCAGGTCGACGTCATCATCGGGGGACCGGCGGCAGGCGGCGGCAGCTCAAGCGCAAGGAAATCCTACGCCCGGAGCTCGGTCGAGAAACGCCCCCGACCCGAGCTAGAACCCGAAATCTCTTTTGGGGCCGAGGAGGGGGAACGGTCCCATCATGACGACGCTCTGGTGATCTCCATCCAGATCGCCAACGCTCGGGTAAAGAGGGTAATGGTCGACACTGGGAGCTCCGCCGACGTCTTGTACCTCGACGCCTTTAAAAGGCTCGGCTTGCCCACCGAGGACCTCATTCCCATAAGCTCGGCCCTCACGGGATTCACCGGAGACTCAATCTCCCCGCTCGGCACCACCACACTCCCTGTCACCATTGGGGAGGAACCAAGGACCAGGACAATAATGACTACGTTCATGGTGGTCAACCTGCCCtcggcctacaacgtcatcctcggaCGCCCAACGCTCAACAAGCTGAAAGTGGTAGTCTCAACCTACCACCGAGCCATCAAGTTTCCCACCTTGGCAGGGGTCGGAGAGTCACGAAGCGACCCAGGAGAGTCAAGAAGGTGCTACCTCACCGCGGTCTCCCTCCCGAAGAGGGCATGCCCCCATATCCCAGACCCTCGAGAAGAGGCTGCCACACCAACGCACCTTGAACCCCCTGAGTAG